The Desulfosalsimonas propionicica DNA window CCTGGTTATGCTGGCCGCTGTTTTCACCGCCGGTGCAGAAACGAATGAGACCGCCGATGAAAACAGCGAAATCCTTTATATCGGAAAATTCTCCGCAGCCGGCACGGACCGCGAGATTCCTGCCGGCTGGGAGCCGCTGACCTTTGAAAAAATTGACCAACATACCCGGTACCGGCTGGTCCGCGACAACGAAACCACGGTGATCAAAGCCAAAAGCGATTCATCCGCATCCGGCCTGATTCGCAAAATGCGCATCGACCCGCGTCAATATCCGGTTATCCAATGGCGCTGGAAGGCCACCGGCATTTACGAAAACGGCGATGTCACCCGGAAATCCGGGGATGATTATCCGGCGCGCCTCTATATCGCTTTTGAATATGACCCGGACAAGATAGGGTTTTTCGAACGGGCAAAATTTAACATTATTGAAAAAATCTACGGTGAATATCCGCCAGCAGGGGTCATCAACTACATATGGGCCAGCCGGGCGGCCAAAGGCCGGGTCGTGCCCAATGCCTATACAGACAGGGCGCAGATGATCGTCCTGCAAAGCGGGCGGGAAAATACAAACACCTGGGTATCGGAATCCAGAAATATTCTGAACGATTACAGGGCCGCATTCGGAAAGGAGCCGCCCATGATCCAGGGAATTGCAATCATGACCGACTCGGACGACACCGGTGAAGCCGCGGTCACCTATTACGGCGATATCATAATGAAACCACAACAATGACGGGGCGGCACGCACCCGTTATCCCGCAGCAGCAATCACCTCTTCGGGAATATCGGCATTGGTGTGCACCCGCTGTACATCATCGTTGTCATCCAGGGCATTCATGAGCTTGAGCATTTTTTCCGCATCCGTGCCCCCAAGGCTTACCGTGGTCTGAGGCAACATGGTGACCTCGGCCTCATCGCCAAAGGGGATTTGGGCGGCAGCCAGGGCGGCCTTGACATCCTCGAATGCATCCGGCGGGGTGATGACCTCAAAGACCCCGTCCTCGTCGCGGATATCCTCGGCCCCGGCCTCCAGGGCCGCCTCCAT harbors:
- a CDS encoding DUF3047 domain-containing protein, with translation MRSRRIAIIVLVMLAAVFTAGAETNETADENSEILYIGKFSAAGTDREIPAGWEPLTFEKIDQHTRYRLVRDNETTVIKAKSDSSASGLIRKMRIDPRQYPVIQWRWKATGIYENGDVTRKSGDDYPARLYIAFEYDPDKIGFFERAKFNIIEKIYGEYPPAGVINYIWASRAAKGRVVPNAYTDRAQMIVLQSGRENTNTWVSESRNILNDYRAAFGKEPPMIQGIAIMTDSDDTGEAAVTYYGDIIMKPQQ